The Sebastes umbrosus isolate fSebUmb1 chromosome 4, fSebUmb1.pri, whole genome shotgun sequence genome has a window encoding:
- the tsg101a gene encoding tumor susceptibility 101a translates to MAVINDGALKKMLKQYKYRDLTVREITNVISQYKDLKPLMDAYVFNDGSTRDLMSLTGTVPVSYRGNIYNIPVCLWLLDTYPYNPPICFVKPTSAMMIKTGKHIDANGKIYLPYLHEWKHPQSDLYGLIQVMIVVFGEEPPVFSRPTTQAPYQAFQAAGPPNPSYMPGMPAVSPYGPNPNPGGYPGYQYPGGNSYPATAGPAHYPTQAPVSTVGPSRDGTIGEDTIRASLISAVSDKLRWRMKEEMDRAQAELDALKRTEEDLKKGHQKLEDMVSKLDQEVSEVDRNIELLKRKDEELSEALEKMENQSENNDIDDVIVPTAPLYKQILNLYAEENAIEDTIFYLGEALRRGVIDLEVFLKHVRLLSRKQFQLRALMQKARKTAGLSDLY, encoded by the exons ATGGCAGTTATCAACGACGGAGCCCTGAAGAAGATGCTGAAG CAATACAAATACAGAGATCTGACTGTTCGTGAGATAACCAATGTCATCTCCCAGTACAAGGACTTGAAGCCTCTTATGGATGCTTATG TGTTCAATGATGGCTCCACAAGAGACCTGATGAGCTTGACAGGAACTGTCCCAGTGAGCTACAGAG GCAATATCTACAACATCCCAGTGTGTCTGTGGTTGCTGGACACATATCCCTACAACCCTCCCATATGTTTTGTCAAACCTACCAGCGCCATGATGATCAAAACTGGCAAGCACATTGATGCCAACGGCAAGATCTACCTGCCTTATCTACATGAGTGGAAGCAT CCTCAGTCAGACCTGTATGGTTTGATTCAGGTGATGATCGTGGTTTTTGGAGAGGAGCCTCCTGTGTTTTCTCGCCCCACCACACAAGCCCCCTACCAAGCATTCCAAGCAGCTGGACCCCCTAACC CTTCCTACATGCCCGGCATGCCTGCGGTCTCCCCCTATGGCCCAAATCCTAACCCTGG AGGCTATCCAGGATACCAGTACCCAGGGGGCAACTCTTACCCAGCCACTGCTGGACCTGCACACTACCCCACCCAGGCTCCAGTCTCCACAGTGG GCCCGAGCAGAGATGGCACCATTGGCGAGGACACCATCCGTGCATCTCTGATTTCAGCTGTGAGCGACAAACTTCGCTGGAGAATGAAGGAGGAGATGGACAGAGCTCAGGCGGAGCTGGACGCCCTGAAGCGAACAGAGGAGGATCTGAAGAAAGGACATCAGAAACTGGAGGACATGGTCTCAAAGCTGGACCAGGAAGTG TCTGAGGTTGACAGGAATATCGAGCTGCTGAAGAGAAAGGACGAGGAGCTGAGCGAGGCCTTGGAGAAGATGGAGAACCAGTCAGAGAACAATGACATTGACGACGTCATCGTGCCCACAGCTCCACTGTACAAACAGATCCTGAACCTGTACGCTGAAGAAAACGCTATTGAGGACACTATCTTCTACCTGGGAGAGGCTCTCCGCAGGGGCGTCATAGACCTCGAGGTTTTTCTTAAG CATGTACGCCTTCTGTCCAGGAAGCAGTTCCAGCTTCGCGCTCTGATGCAGAAAGCCCGCAAGACAGCCGGCCTTAGTGACCTCTACTGA